Part of the Bacillus cereus group sp. RP43 genome is shown below.
TGTAAGCGTCCAATGCTTGTTGATACGCAGCATTACTCTTTGCACCATCTCGCGTTTCGTAAAATTGACCCGCTTCATAATACACAATTCCTAGCTGATTTAATAACTCTATATTTTTCATATCTTTTTGAATCGCTGCTTGTAATATTTGAGATGCTTGTTGATAATTCATTTCTTTTTTCGCACTATCAATTAGGTTTGTTTTATTCCAAAGCACGTATAAATTTGAAAGTTCAATTGTATATATAGCATTCTTTGAATCCTGTTTAATAGATTCTTTAAAGAAAGACTCTGCTTTGTCTAACTGCACAGTTGCAGTTGATAGTTGACCTTTTAAATACGAAACAATTGCCTTATCCTCATTTGTTTTCGTACTCATTTTGACAATAACATCTTCTGCCTTTTCAAATTCTTTCATTTTCATATGACTTACAGCTAAATCTCGCATCGCATCTTTTTTGTACGCTTCAATTCCTTTTGCATTATTCGCTAATGCTTGTTCAAAATTCTGCACTGCTTCTTGATATTTCCCTATACGGAAATTCGCTGAAGCTAATAGATATGCAGCTTCATTATTTTCTTTATCTATTTCTCTATCTTTTATTAATTTTGTAATATAGTCGATTGCAATTTTATTTTTCCCTTCAGCAACGTAAATCGTTGCTAATTGGAGATGTGCCTCGTCTTTGCCTTTCACTGCAATTGCATGCCCAACAGCTTCTTCTGCTTTTGTATATTTTTTATCATCATAAGCTTGTCGTGCTTGTTCCATATATTTTTGATATTTAGCGTTTGTTGTATAGAAATAAAATAACGTTGAACCACCTATAACAACTACTACAGTTGAACCAATAATCAAAATTCGCTTTTTATTCTTTTTCCACCATTTAGAAAGAGCAGACGGTTCACTTTGTTCATGCGTTACTGTAAGTGGTTGATTCGATGCTTTTGCATTTAAAATCTCATCATCTATATCATATTCCACTTGTTTTTTCGTTTGTTTCCGGCTCTGTAGAATGCTATTAGGAACTGTAATTGTGGCTGCTATTTCTTGCTGCGGCTGTGTTCCTTGTTCTTCTTTTATCTCTTCAATAATGCTTTCAATTTCCTTTTTTAACGCATGATCAATGTTTGGAAATTGTACGATTCGTGAATAGACGAAACAAGCAAATTCTGCATTGTTTTCTCGTTCCAATTCAGTAGCTAGTTCCAAATAACTTTGTAGTACCTTTTTTTGATTTATTTCAGGCTCTTGACTCTCCATAGTTTGAATGATAAATGCGAGTTCTTGTTTTAGAGCTGTTGATGGATTAAGTGAATTGAAAATTATTTTATATTCATATAATGCCGCTTGTTTAAGTCCTCTCTCTTCTAATAATCTTGCAATTTCCAAACATTTCGATACAAAAAGAGAATGTTCTTGTGCTGACTGCCTT
Proteins encoded:
- a CDS encoding tetratricopeptide repeat protein, giving the protein MGFRPEVGEKISLNKDVYRFEKHPAVIGIEMPYGQEGRQGTVYQLQQENGVDRIALKVFKERYREEKHQLAFLKPLSSLAGLKVCSRYVVTKEEHTSVIEKSEDLANSIVMPWIEGPTWADILQEQRVLSKEQCFFIAEAFLTTLKMMEENEVAHNDLSSSNVLIPFLSENPIEGQHYIELVDVEQMYGPKSKRPMLLPAGSAGYAPMYLKSGVWQKEADRFAGAILLGEILSWCSEEVRNEKWTDASYFKTEEMQTECERYALLQQVLHNQWNGEIAKLFQRAWSSNSFAECPSFAEWYDVFKGAREIIKIDAERQSAQEHSLFVSKCLEIARLLEERGLKQAALYEYKIIFNSLNPSTALKQELAFIIQTMESQEPEINQKKVLQSYLELATELERENNAEFACFVYSRIVQFPNIDHALKKEIESIIEEIKEEQGTQPQQEIAATITVPNSILQSRKQTKKQVEYDIDDEILNAKASNQPLTVTHEQSEPSALSKWWKKNKKRILIIGSTVVVVIGGSTLFYFYTTNAKYQKYMEQARQAYDDKKYTKAEEAVGHAIAVKGKDEAHLQLATIYVAEGKNKIAIDYITKLIKDREIDKENNEAAYLLASANFRIGKYQEAVQNFEQALANNAKGIEAYKKDAMRDLAVSHMKMKEFEKAEDVIVKMSTKTNEDKAIVSYLKGQLSTATVQLDKAESFFKESIKQDSKNAIYTIELSNLYVLWNKTNLIDSAKKEMNYQQASQILQAAIQKDMKNIELLNQLGIVYYEAGQFYETRDGAKSNAAYQQALDAYNRVVNSGTRDINTLVNIGILYDKVGQGNEAEKFFTEAYSQNDENAHVNFAFGMFKIKQKKYEEASRFLRKTVQANENESEVRAAQEKLTEMKTNGWIQ